TGTCAGGATTTGGTTACCTCTCTCAACCAGACAAATGGAACAATAAACAGCTACTTAGACATAATGTAAACGTGGTGCTGATAGACTACCCCACGACAGGGTTGCGAACCCGAGCAGTAGTTAGAGACTGACGTTAAAGCAAAAGGAACATATGTGTTTCAGTTTGGATGAGTTTCTGCTTTCAGTCATATCTTAAAACTCAAGAGGTTTTTTACATTAGAAATCcaaacacattcatttcattttgtagcCCATGATCAGCGATAATACTACCCATACCTTGTGTAAGCCCTTTCACAGCCAAACTTGCAGAGCTTGTGCTTTGTGCCATGTATGCCATGGCAAAGAATTGGGAAAAAATGACTGTACAAGCATAGTATCAGATGGCAAGTTTTTCGCTGATGCAAACACAAGCTAACAGAAAACTCTCTTCACCAACAAAACTGTATTCGCactatttaacaaaaatataacgcaacttttttttttcacccctttTCTACAGATTACACAGAGGACTGAATCCAAATGTAGCGTTCAGCTGCCTGAATGAGAACCAGAAGGAGGCAGGCCCTGCCAGGATCTACAGCGTGGCACTGGTTGTGGTGTCCCCTCTGTCTCCTGCACTCCAACCAGGCTGATAGACGGAGCTGTGACCTGTGACAAGACAGGCAATGGAGGTGCCGCTGGTTAATTTTGAGAACATGGATGATGTTGGCATCAACTTGGGGGACCCAAGTGACTCTGGGTACCCGACTTCACCCCCCTCAGAGGCCCCTGATCACAATCTTTTAACCCATCGCCTTAGTTCTCCTCACCAGTCGCCATACAGAGGACGACGTCGGCATCAGTCTGGCCAAGAAGGGTTGTCCCCATCCACTCCTCCTTCTCTGACCACTAAAGCAAAGTCCAGCAGTGGCAGTTTGATCTCTAATCTGAAGCTCTTGATCAACAGTGAGTCTCCCACTGACAGTGTCTTCAGTAAGATGGCAAAGGATTGCTACGAGAATGAAGATGTGTTTGAAAAGCACTGCATTGAAGAAAAAGACGAGAAAGTTGTCATCAATATTTCAGGTCTGATGTTTGAGACCCAGCTCAGCACCCTGAATAACTTTCCAGAGACACTGCTCGGTGACCCCATGAAGAGGATAAGATACTTCGACCCAATGAAAAACGAGTACTTCTTTGACAGAAACCGCCCGTCTTTTGATGGCGTTCTGTACTTCTATCAGTCAGGGGGGAGAATTCGTAGACCGGCCAATGTTCCCTTAGATGTTTTCGCGAATGAAATGGTTTTCTATGAGCTGGGTCATGAAGCAATGGAGCAGTTCCGTGAAGATGAAGGGTTTGTCAAAGAGCCAGAGGTCCTTCTGCCCACCAACGAACTCAAACGGCAATTCTGGCTACTGTTTGAATACCCGGAAAGCTCCAGTGCAGCCAAATCCGTCGCTCTGGTTTCTGTGTTTGTCATCGTCATTTCCATTGTCATCTTCTGTCTAGAGACTCTGCCAGAGTTCAGGGAAGACACTGACTTTGCCCCGAGTTTTACCCAACTCATCAACGGGACCCAAGGCGGTTCTGCCCCTCATCCCGCCACTAAAGACGTGTTTGCGTATTTAACAGACCCCTTTTTCATTGTGGAGACTATTTGCATCATTTGGTTCTGCTTTGAAGTCGGTGTCCGTTTTGTGGTGTGCCCCAGCAAAAGGGATTTCTTCAATAACATCATGAACACCATTGATATAGTCTCTATAATTCCCTACTTTGTTACCCTTGGAACAGAGCTGGCTACAACCCCTGATGATGATATGAACTCCAGTCAGAACATGTCCCTGGCAAT
The Etheostoma cragini isolate CJK2018 chromosome 4, CSU_Ecrag_1.0, whole genome shotgun sequence genome window above contains:
- the LOC117943935 gene encoding potassium voltage-gated channel subfamily A member 10 — encoded protein: MEVPLVNFENMDDVGINLGDPSDSGYPTSPPSEAPDHNLLTHRLSSPHQSPYRGRRRHQSGQEGLSPSTPPSLTTKAKSSSGSLISNLKLLINSESPTDSVFSKMAKDCYENEDVFEKHCIEEKDEKVVINISGLMFETQLSTLNNFPETLLGDPMKRIRYFDPMKNEYFFDRNRPSFDGVLYFYQSGGRIRRPANVPLDVFANEMVFYELGHEAMEQFREDEGFVKEPEVLLPTNELKRQFWLLFEYPESSSAAKSVALVSVFVIVISIVIFCLETLPEFREDTDFAPSFTQLINGTQGGSAPHPATKDVFAYLTDPFFIVETICIIWFCFEVGVRFVVCPSKRDFFNNIMNTIDIVSIIPYFVTLGTELATTPDDDMNSSQNMSLAILRIIRLVRVFRIFKLSRHSKGLQILGQTLKASMRELGLLIFFLFIGVILFSSAIYFAEVDEPQTQFVSIPDGFWWAVVTMTTVGYGDMCPITIGGKMVGTLCAIAGVLTIALPVPVIVSNFNYFYHRETEQEEKQVMDAAAEAAQKTSAANKYGSTPSLNKSNGNWQNEKNGTHC